Proteins from a genomic interval of Haemophilus parainfluenzae T3T1:
- a CDS encoding DUF2931 family protein — MKHKKTNILLGIVAAGYLSIVLANIGLNRMIEGNGNPEQAKGMAWGVKMAEAILVNATPENSSYLTLGAYAVDVSNKYSSDFYLQNGTVLRNFFGTGSIWGRGGYLGRTAEFDLLPERLTFTYLSQFENKFYQLDEALPTDKIRPMMAKSYRVFNNAVEDTETPRYESPNNFELAVAPGGWVTLNLTSTFIHKELMSWQAREIVPSLEEAAKHHFNEMWYYDVEFYHDPKRRAEYLDRVSKEHPDFYHTYIAGSKKVSAEWYKQMQTKYPWNLEVEVDGGEWNGEYYMEFANTERWTAIGKERIEEEKKAMKAMPTYIRIWLIDKETGNRWGIRLHPFKTEEQEQNDYKIIYDDARLNGLYKIFQQAFPGRNQAHNISTPLINQFATLKLKFDDHFELTEAYLQKDGQKFVLPDAKLHQRYEINNTAYY; from the coding sequence ATGAAACACAAGAAAACAAATATCCTTTTAGGAATAGTAGCAGCAGGTTACCTCAGCATTGTATTGGCAAACATAGGATTAAATAGAATGATTGAAGGCAACGGCAATCCCGAACAGGCAAAAGGCATGGCTTGGGGTGTTAAGATGGCGGAGGCTATATTGGTTAACGCCACACCGGAAAATTCTTCATATTTGACGTTGGGAGCATATGCGGTAGACGTATCTAATAAGTACAGTTCTGATTTTTATTTGCAGAACGGAACGGTCTTGCGAAACTTCTTTGGTACAGGCTCTATCTGGGGGCGAGGAGGATACTTAGGAAGAACGGCAGAGTTTGATTTACTTCCCGAAAGGTTAACTTTTACCTATTTATCCCAGTTTGAAAATAAATTTTATCAGCTGGACGAAGCTCTTCCTACAGACAAGATACGTCCTATGATGGCAAAAAGTTACAGGGTATTTAATAATGCAGTAGAGGATACTGAAACTCCGCGATATGAATCTCCCAATAATTTTGAATTAGCTGTTGCTCCTGGTGGTTGGGTTACGTTGAATTTGACCAGCACTTTTATTCATAAGGAATTAATGTCCTGGCAAGCAAGAGAAATTGTACCTTCTTTAGAAGAGGCTGCTAAACACCACTTTAATGAAATGTGGTATTACGATGTTGAGTTTTATCATGACCCTAAAAGAAGGGCTGAATACTTAGATAGAGTAAGTAAAGAACACCCCGATTTCTATCACACTTATATAGCTGGATCCAAAAAGGTCAGTGCAGAATGGTATAAACAAATGCAAACAAAATATCCATGGAATTTGGAAGTTGAAGTGGATGGAGGAGAATGGAATGGCGAATATTATATGGAATTCGCTAATACGGAGCGCTGGACGGCCATCGGTAAGGAGAGGATAGAAGAAGAGAAGAAGGCAATGAAGGCGATGCCAACTTACATCAGGATATGGTTAATAGACAAAGAAACGGGTAATCGGTGGGGCATCAGATTGCATCCATTTAAGACTGAAGAACAAGAACAGAATGATTATAAAATCATATACGATGATGCCCGACTAAACGGGTTATACAAGATATTTCAACAGGCGTTCCCCGGAAGGAATCAAGCGCACAATATCAGTACACCTTTAATAAATCAGTTTGCCACGTTGAAATTGAAATTTGATGATCATTTTGAATTAACCGAAGCGTATCTTCAAAAAGATGGACAAAAATTTGTATTGCCAGATGCTAAGCTCCATCAACGTTATGAAATCAACAATACTGCTTATTACTAA
- a CDS encoding elongation factor P hydroxylase — protein sequence MEHKLEDIIAIFNQCFEEEYNTRLVKGGDEPIYIPANDDVPYNAIYFARGFYSSALHEIAHWLVAGKERRKLEDFGYWYEPDGRSEARQRDFEKVEVKPQALEWILATAAGFRYFASADNLNGNPGDTQPFKQAVYEQVKTYAEKGLPKRAETLRHALAQFYGTEDRIDLAKFDVTRI from the coding sequence ATGGAACATAAACTTGAGGACATCATTGCGATTTTTAATCAATGTTTTGAAGAAGAATATAATACGCGATTGGTTAAAGGTGGGGATGAGCCGATTTACATTCCTGCAAATGATGATGTGCCTTATAACGCGATTTACTTTGCGAGAGGCTTTTACAGCAGTGCATTACATGAAATTGCCCATTGGTTAGTGGCGGGGAAAGAGCGCCGTAAATTAGAAGATTTTGGCTATTGGTATGAGCCAGATGGTCGTTCTGAAGCACGTCAGCGTGATTTTGAAAAGGTCGAAGTGAAGCCTCAAGCGTTGGAATGGATTTTAGCCACAGCGGCAGGATTCCGCTATTTTGCGAGTGCGGATAATTTGAATGGCAATCCAGGAGATACGCAACCATTTAAGCAAGCGGTATATGAACAAGTAAAAACCTATGCAGAAAAAGGCTTACCAAAACGCGCAGAAACCTTGCGTCATGCATTGGCTCAATTTTATGGCACTGAAGATCGAATTGATTTAGCGAAATTTGATGTTACTCGCATCTAA
- the prfA gene encoding peptide chain release factor 1 produces MKDSIIAKLESLKERYEELEALLGDASVISDQDKFRAYSKEYSQLEDVVKCFNRWNQLNSNIAEAELMLDDPEMKEMAEMEIEESKVEIEDVEQQLQILLLPKDPNDEYNCYLEIRAGTGGDEAGIFAGDLFRMYSRYAESKRWRVEMLSANESEQGGYKEVIVKVSGDGVYGQLKFESGGHRVQRVPKTESQGRIHTSACTVAVMPELPESEMPEINPADLRIDTYRSSGAGGQHVNTTDSAVRITHIPTGIVVECQDERSQHKNKAKAMSVLASRIVQAEQERQAAEQADTRRNLLGSGDRSDKIRTYNYPQGRVTDHRINLTLYRLDEVMNGKIDELIQPIITEYQADQLAALSENN; encoded by the coding sequence ATGAAAGATTCTATTATTGCAAAACTTGAAAGTTTAAAAGAACGTTATGAAGAATTAGAGGCATTGCTAGGCGATGCGTCGGTGATTTCGGATCAGGATAAATTCCGTGCGTATTCTAAAGAATATTCACAACTTGAAGATGTGGTGAAATGTTTTAATCGTTGGAATCAGCTTAATTCTAACATTGCTGAAGCAGAGTTGATGTTAGATGATCCTGAAATGAAAGAAATGGCAGAAATGGAAATTGAAGAATCCAAAGTCGAAATTGAAGACGTGGAACAACAACTTCAAATTCTTTTATTGCCGAAAGATCCAAATGATGAATATAACTGCTATTTAGAAATTCGTGCGGGTACAGGTGGGGATGAAGCGGGTATCTTTGCCGGTGATTTATTCCGTATGTACAGCCGTTATGCAGAAAGTAAACGCTGGCGTGTTGAAATGCTCAGCGCAAATGAAAGCGAGCAGGGCGGTTATAAAGAAGTCATCGTTAAAGTAAGCGGTGATGGCGTATATGGTCAGTTAAAATTTGAATCAGGCGGCCACCGTGTACAACGTGTACCAAAAACAGAAAGCCAAGGTCGTATTCATACCTCTGCTTGTACTGTTGCGGTTATGCCTGAATTGCCTGAATCTGAAATGCCGGAAATCAATCCTGCAGATTTACGTATTGATACCTACCGTTCATCTGGTGCAGGTGGTCAGCACGTTAATACGACTGATTCTGCGGTACGTATTACCCACATTCCAACGGGTATTGTGGTGGAATGTCAAGATGAGCGTTCACAACATAAAAACAAAGCCAAAGCGATGTCTGTCTTGGCTTCACGTATTGTTCAAGCGGAGCAAGAACGTCAAGCGGCAGAGCAAGCAGATACCCGCCGTAACTTATTAGGTTCAGGCGATCGTTCTGATAAAATTCGCACTTATAACTACCCACAAGGTCGTGTAACGGATCACCGTATCAACTTAACGCTCTATCGCTTAGATGAAGTGATGAACGGCAAAATTGACGAGCTTATTCAGCCGATTATCACTGAATATCAAGCGGATCAATTAGCGGCGTTATCTGAGAATAATTAA
- the prmC gene encoding peptide chain release factor N(5)-glutamine methyltransferase: MTYQQWLADAAQALNQVNPTENGKVDALVLLQHATGKSRTQILAFDETEIDEKVRLKLTALLDRRLKGEPIAYILGEKEFWSLSLNVSEGTLIPRPDTEILVEKALQIALEKLEENPPHFRILDLGTGTGAIALALASELSPICQKKNIQLDVIGVDLMPEVVELAQSNAEKNQLKVQFLQSRWFEHVEVQFDIIVSNPPYIDETDEHLFQGDVRFEPRSALVAGENGLADLRHLIEYAPGHLNDGGYLLLEHGWKQGEEVRSIFWQNHWQGVATIRDYGDNERVTLGYWKR, encoded by the coding sequence ATGACCTATCAACAATGGCTTGCCGATGCTGCGCAAGCCTTAAATCAGGTAAATCCGACAGAGAATGGTAAAGTTGATGCGTTAGTGCTATTGCAACACGCAACGGGTAAATCGAGAACACAAATTTTAGCTTTCGATGAAACGGAAATTGATGAAAAAGTGCGGTTAAAATTGACCGCACTTTTAGATCGTCGTTTAAAAGGCGAACCTATCGCTTATATCCTCGGCGAAAAAGAATTCTGGTCCTTGTCTTTAAATGTGTCTGAAGGAACATTAATTCCTCGCCCCGATACTGAAATTCTCGTAGAAAAAGCATTGCAAATTGCGTTAGAAAAACTGGAAGAAAATCCACCGCACTTTCGTATTCTCGATCTTGGAACCGGCACTGGCGCCATTGCGTTGGCGTTGGCTTCTGAGCTTTCTCCTATTTGTCAAAAAAAGAATATTCAATTAGATGTCATCGGTGTGGATTTAATGCCAGAAGTCGTCGAGTTAGCACAATCCAATGCCGAAAAAAATCAGCTTAAGGTGCAATTTTTGCAGAGTCGTTGGTTTGAACATGTTGAAGTGCAGTTTGATATTATCGTCAGTAATCCGCCTTATATTGATGAAACCGATGAGCATCTTTTCCAAGGTGATGTGCGTTTCGAGCCTCGTTCGGCGTTGGTGGCGGGCGAAAACGGTTTAGCTGATTTACGTCATCTTATTGAGTATGCACCAGGACATTTAAATGATGGTGGTTATTTATTGTTAGAACACGGTTGGAAACAGGGCGAAGAAGTGCGGTCAATTTTCTGGCAAAATCATTGGCAAGGGGTTGCAACCATACGGGATTATGGCGACAATGAGCGCGTAACGTTGGGATATTGGAAGCGGTAA
- a CDS encoding SirB1 family protein produces the protein MKYDQKVLYTELTHFYLSICEKEQIDEPRIRGLVGSLVRKARQAIPEEWDDKAKIHQLLQLFYGDWGFHCDADNYFYARNLYLPYILEEREGMPVSLGALVLYLAASLKLPIYPVNFPTQLILRAEVDGEVAFIDPWSGKYISVDELKKLYEGAFGFGATIQPEDLARADIPMLTARFRQLAKNALIREEQNDLAFNYIQFLLAGRKDPYDIRDRGLVLAQMGAYPSAIEDLEYFVDQCPNDPTSSLLKTQLLELKGEALKDAKSIH, from the coding sequence ATGAAATACGATCAAAAAGTCTTATATACTGAGCTAACTCATTTTTATCTGAGCATTTGTGAGAAAGAGCAAATTGATGAGCCTCGTATAAGAGGGCTCGTGGGAAGTTTAGTGCGTAAAGCTCGCCAAGCTATTCCTGAAGAATGGGATGATAAAGCTAAAATTCACCAATTATTACAGCTATTTTACGGTGATTGGGGCTTTCATTGCGATGCGGATAATTATTTCTATGCTCGTAATTTATACCTTCCGTATATTTTAGAAGAACGTGAAGGCATGCCAGTGAGTCTTGGCGCTTTAGTACTTTATCTCGCCGCAAGTTTAAAATTGCCGATTTATCCCGTGAATTTCCCGACGCAACTGATTTTACGTGCAGAAGTCGATGGTGAAGTGGCGTTTATTGATCCTTGGAGTGGAAAATATATTTCAGTGGATGAATTGAAAAAACTCTATGAAGGCGCCTTTGGTTTTGGGGCTACAATTCAACCTGAAGATTTAGCTCGAGCAGATATTCCGATGCTTACCGCACGTTTTCGCCAGCTCGCCAAAAATGCCTTAATTCGTGAAGAACAAAACGATTTGGCTTTTAATTATATCCAATTCTTGTTAGCGGGAAGAAAAGATCCTTACGATATTCGCGATCGTGGCTTAGTGTTGGCGCAAATGGGCGCTTATCCTTCAGCCATTGAGGATTTGGAATATTTTGTTGATCAATGTCCGAATGATCCCACTTCTTCTCTGTTAAAAACTCAACTTTTAGAACTGAAAGGCGAAGCATTGAAAGATGCCAAGTCCATCCATTAA
- the kdsA gene encoding 3-deoxy-8-phosphooctulonate synthase, which yields MQNKIVKIGNIDVANDKPFVLFGGMNVLESRDMAMQVCEAYVKVTEKLGVPYIFKASFDKANRSSIHSYRGPGMEEGLKIFQEIKETFGVKVITDVHEIYQCQPVADVVDVIQLPAFLARQTDLVEAMAKTGAVINVKKPQFLSPGQMGNIVDKFEECGNDKIILCDRGSNFGYDNLVVDMLGFGVMKKVSKGSPIIFDVTHSLQCRDPFGAASGGRREQVTELARSGLAIGIAGLFLEAHPNPNQAKCDGPSALPLSALEGFVSQMKAIDDLVKSFPELDTSI from the coding sequence ATGCAAAATAAAATTGTAAAAATTGGCAATATTGATGTCGCAAATGACAAACCCTTTGTGCTTTTCGGCGGGATGAACGTGCTTGAAAGTCGCGATATGGCAATGCAAGTTTGTGAAGCTTACGTAAAAGTGACTGAAAAGTTGGGCGTTCCTTATATTTTTAAAGCATCTTTCGATAAAGCTAACCGTTCTTCAATTCATTCTTACCGTGGTCCAGGCATGGAAGAAGGTTTAAAAATTTTCCAAGAGATAAAAGAAACCTTTGGTGTGAAAGTGATTACCGATGTGCACGAAATTTATCAATGTCAGCCTGTTGCTGATGTGGTGGATGTGATTCAGTTACCGGCATTCTTAGCTCGTCAAACTGATTTAGTCGAAGCTATGGCAAAAACCGGTGCGGTAATTAACGTGAAAAAACCACAATTCTTAAGCCCAGGTCAAATGGGTAATATCGTGGATAAATTTGAAGAATGTGGTAACGATAAAATTATCCTTTGTGATCGCGGTTCAAACTTCGGTTACGATAATTTAGTAGTGGATATGTTAGGCTTCGGCGTAATGAAAAAAGTGTCGAAAGGCAGCCCAATTATTTTTGACGTGACTCATTCATTACAATGCCGTGATCCGTTTGGTGCTGCTTCAGGCGGTCGTCGTGAACAAGTGACCGAATTAGCCCGTTCTGGTTTAGCAATTGGCATTGCAGGCTTATTCTTAGAAGCGCATCCAAATCCAAATCAAGCAAAATGTGATGGCCCTTCTGCATTGCCACTTTCGGCATTAGAAGGTTTTGTCTCACAGATGAAAGCCATTGATGATTTAGTGAAGTCTTTCCCTGAATTGGATACGTCTATCTAA
- a CDS encoding 2-hydroxyacid dehydrogenase, with protein sequence MNIVFLDSTAIPKHISIPRPSFPHNWVEYKYTSAEQTIERAKDADIIITNKVILSREVLQQLPKLKLIALTATGTDNVDLDAAKELGVTVKNVTGYSVTTVPEHVLGMIFALKHSLAGWQRDQITGKWTESKQFCYFDYPITDVKGSTLGVFGKGCLGTEVGRLAELLGMKVLYAEHQNATTCREGYTPFEEVLKQADILTLHCALTETTKNLINQETLSLCKKGAYLINTGRGPLIDEQAVCDALKSGQLGGAALDVLVKEPPEKNNPLIELAKTMPNLIITPHIAWASDSAVTTLTKKMMQNIEDFVQQLNQK encoded by the coding sequence ATGAATATCGTATTTTTAGACAGCACCGCAATTCCAAAACATATTTCTATTCCTCGTCCAAGCTTTCCGCATAACTGGGTAGAGTATAAATATACTTCCGCAGAGCAAACCATTGAGCGAGCAAAAGACGCGGATATTATTATCACCAATAAAGTGATTTTAAGCCGCGAGGTATTGCAACAATTACCGAAATTAAAACTCATTGCTCTCACCGCAACAGGCACCGATAACGTAGATTTAGACGCAGCAAAAGAATTGGGTGTGACGGTTAAAAATGTGACGGGTTATTCTGTCACGACTGTACCTGAGCACGTATTGGGGATGATTTTTGCGTTAAAACACAGCTTGGCTGGTTGGCAGCGTGATCAAATCACTGGCAAATGGACTGAGAGTAAACAGTTCTGCTACTTTGATTATCCCATTACAGATGTTAAAGGTTCAACGTTAGGCGTGTTTGGAAAAGGCTGTTTAGGTACAGAAGTAGGGCGTTTAGCAGAACTTTTAGGCATGAAAGTCCTGTATGCTGAACATCAAAACGCGACAACTTGTCGTGAAGGTTACACGCCTTTTGAAGAGGTGCTAAAACAGGCTGATATTCTGACATTGCATTGTGCATTGACTGAAACAACTAAAAATTTAATCAATCAAGAAACCTTGTCACTTTGTAAGAAAGGTGCGTATTTAATCAATACTGGTCGTGGTCCATTGATTGATGAGCAAGCGGTTTGTGACGCATTAAAATCAGGACAATTAGGTGGTGCCGCATTAGATGTGTTAGTGAAAGAACCACCAGAGAAAAACAATCCACTGATTGAATTAGCGAAAACGATGCCGAATTTAATTATCACACCTCATATTGCTTGGGCGAGTGATAGTGCGGTAACCACGCTAACGAAAAAAATGATGCAAAATATCGAAGATTTCGTTCAACAATTAAATCAAAAATAA
- a CDS encoding lipoprotein-releasing ABC transporter permease subunit, with protein MNLPISLYVALRYWRAKSADRFGRLVANLASFGIVLGVMALIIVLSVMNGLEGYQKQQVLSSIPHAIVSQEAPISAEKPLENTPHFVQKAVPINTTNVVFQTAKGVSAGQVIGIQSFSDDPLLEDIDPSQFNQLLPQGEFKLIMGDKLAQKLGLAVGDKVRLMITENSQYTPFGRVPMQRLFTVSELYYDYGEASGYEVFANLADIGRLMRIQPGEAQGYRLFLDDPFQITELPTYFKDSHISDWRVQKGEFFQAVRMEKNMMGLLISLIIVVAISNIVTSLSLMVVDKQGEIAILQTQGVTKSQVRSIFIYQGLLVGLVGTLIGAVLGVLITLNLGAILRAVNPNGVFLPTSIEPVQVIIVIAFSLLLSLLSTIYPAYRAAKTEPAEALRYE; from the coding sequence ATGAATTTACCTATTTCTTTATACGTCGCTCTGCGATATTGGCGTGCAAAAAGCGCCGATCGTTTTGGGCGACTTGTTGCTAATTTGGCAAGCTTTGGCATCGTACTGGGTGTGATGGCATTGATTATTGTGCTTTCTGTCATGAATGGATTAGAAGGCTATCAAAAACAACAGGTGCTTTCGAGCATTCCACACGCGATTGTTAGTCAAGAAGCGCCTATTTCGGCAGAAAAACCGCTTGAAAATACACCGCACTTTGTGCAAAAAGCTGTGCCGATTAATACCACAAATGTTGTGTTTCAAACGGCAAAAGGCGTGAGCGCAGGACAAGTGATTGGTATTCAGTCTTTTTCAGATGATCCTTTATTAGAGGACATCGATCCTAGCCAGTTTAACCAACTTTTACCGCAAGGTGAGTTTAAGTTAATTATGGGCGATAAATTGGCACAAAAATTAGGCTTAGCGGTGGGCGATAAAGTTCGCTTAATGATCACGGAAAATAGCCAATATACCCCATTTGGTCGCGTGCCGATGCAGCGTTTATTTACGGTGAGTGAGCTTTACTATGATTATGGCGAAGCGTCAGGTTATGAAGTTTTTGCTAATTTAGCCGATATTGGTCGCCTAATGCGTATTCAACCAGGTGAGGCACAAGGCTATCGTTTATTCCTAGATGATCCTTTCCAAATCACAGAATTACCAACCTATTTTAAAGATAGCCATATCAGCGATTGGCGTGTCCAAAAAGGGGAGTTTTTCCAAGCGGTTCGTATGGAAAAAAATATGATGGGCTTGTTGATTAGTTTAATTATCGTTGTTGCGATTTCCAATATTGTGACCTCATTAAGTTTAATGGTGGTAGATAAACAAGGGGAAATCGCCATTTTGCAAACGCAAGGTGTGACTAAATCACAAGTACGTTCGATCTTTATTTATCAAGGTTTATTGGTTGGGCTAGTGGGCACGTTGATTGGTGCCGTACTGGGCGTATTAATCACCTTGAACCTTGGGGCAATTTTAAGGGCGGTCAATCCGAACGGTGTTTTCTTGCCAACATCCATTGAGCCTGTGCAAGTCATTATTGTGATTGCCTTTTCTTTATTGTTATCTTTATTATCAACCATTTATCCCGCTTATCGCGCGGCAAAAACAGAGCCGGCGGAAGCATTACGTTATGAGTAA
- the lolD gene encoding lipoprotein-releasing ABC transporter ATP-binding protein LolD: protein MNNYLLECQNINKFYQEGENQTQVLKGVSFAMKPQELVAIVGSSGSGKSTLLHTLGGLDQPSSGEVFIKGQSLQKASESELAKLRNQNLGFVYQFHHLMADFTALENVMMPMLIGRQNKTEAKDRAEKILGAVGLSHRITHRPSALSGGERQRVAIARALVNNPALVLADEPTGNLDHKTTESIFELIQTLNAEQNIAFLLVTHDMSLAQKLSRCLTMQDGILKEGA from the coding sequence ATGAATAACTACTTATTAGAATGCCAAAATATTAATAAATTTTACCAAGAAGGCGAGAACCAAACCCAAGTATTAAAAGGCGTAAGCTTTGCCATGAAACCACAAGAATTAGTGGCGATTGTGGGGAGTTCTGGTTCGGGAAAAAGTACTTTATTACACACTTTGGGTGGTTTAGATCAGCCAAGTAGTGGGGAAGTCTTTATTAAAGGGCAATCTTTGCAAAAAGCGTCTGAAAGTGAATTGGCCAAATTACGCAACCAAAATCTAGGTTTTGTGTATCAATTTCACCATTTAATGGCGGATTTTACCGCGTTAGAAAATGTGATGATGCCGATGTTAATTGGTCGTCAGAATAAAACAGAAGCAAAAGATCGTGCTGAAAAAATATTGGGTGCAGTAGGCTTAAGTCATCGCATTACCCATCGTCCATCTGCTCTTTCAGGTGGTGAACGTCAACGTGTGGCAATTGCTCGTGCATTGGTGAATAATCCCGCTCTCGTCTTAGCCGATGAACCAACCGGGAACTTGGATCATAAAACTACAGAAAGTATTTTTGAGTTGATTCAAACCTTGAATGCGGAACAAAATATTGCGTTTTTATTGGTGACACATGATATGTCATTAGCACAAAAACTGTCTCGTTGTTTAACGATGCAAGATGGCATTTTGAAGGAAGGTGCATAA
- the lolE gene encoding lipoprotein-releasing ABC transporter permease subunit LolE — MSTPFFISWRYQRGKQKNPLVALISKFSAIGIALGVAVLIVGLSAMNGFERELNSRILAVVPHTEIMVNPHANEATLNHWQNLAERLKTNKKITALSPFVSFTALVENGNKLKVVQVKGVDKQAEDQVSSLGQFVEGDGWQKFAEEGGLVLGSGIAKELDVKAGDWVSLLISQPNGEDQMAQPNRERVQVTAILRLDGQLDHSYALLALPQAQELMGYREDQITGVELKIDDPFKVQEMDYSMLNDYPQLLYIQNWVAKFGYMYRDIQLIRTVMYIAMVLVIGVACFNIVSTLIMAVKDKQGDIAIMRTLGANNGFIKQIFIWYGLLAGMKGCLIGIVLGVVLALNLTPIIQGIEALLGKKLLSDGIYFVDFLPSELHWFDVVLVLVAALVLSLLASLYPASRAAKLQPAQVLSNH; from the coding sequence ATGAGTACGCCTTTTTTCATTAGTTGGCGTTATCAACGGGGTAAGCAAAAGAATCCGTTGGTGGCGTTAATTTCAAAATTCTCTGCTATCGGTATCGCCCTTGGTGTGGCAGTATTGATTGTGGGATTAAGTGCGATGAATGGTTTTGAGCGTGAGTTGAATTCACGTATTTTGGCTGTCGTGCCACATACGGAAATCATGGTAAATCCACATGCCAATGAAGCCACATTAAACCATTGGCAGAACCTTGCGGAACGTCTAAAAACGAACAAAAAAATTACCGCACTTTCACCTTTTGTGAGTTTTACTGCCTTAGTCGAAAATGGCAATAAACTTAAAGTTGTACAAGTGAAAGGGGTCGATAAGCAAGCTGAAGATCAAGTGAGCTCTCTTGGTCAGTTTGTGGAAGGTGATGGCTGGCAAAAATTCGCAGAAGAAGGCGGATTGGTGCTGGGCTCTGGTATTGCCAAAGAGTTAGATGTCAAAGCAGGCGATTGGGTGTCGTTATTAATCTCTCAACCGAATGGCGAAGATCAAATGGCTCAACCTAATCGTGAGCGTGTTCAAGTGACCGCTATTTTACGTTTAGATGGTCAGTTAGACCACAGTTATGCCTTACTGGCATTACCTCAAGCGCAAGAGTTAATGGGGTATCGCGAAGATCAAATTACCGGTGTTGAATTGAAAATTGATGATCCATTCAAAGTACAAGAAATGGATTATTCGATGCTGAATGATTATCCTCAACTGCTTTATATCCAAAACTGGGTGGCAAAATTTGGCTATATGTATCGTGATATTCAGCTTATCCGTACGGTAATGTATATCGCCATGGTGCTTGTAATTGGGGTGGCGTGTTTTAATATCGTTTCAACCTTAATTATGGCGGTAAAAGATAAGCAAGGTGATATCGCGATTATGCGAACCCTGGGGGCGAATAATGGTTTTATTAAGCAGATCTTTATTTGGTATGGCTTGCTTGCAGGAATGAAAGGGTGTTTGATTGGTATCGTATTAGGTGTCGTACTCGCACTGAATCTCACGCCGATTATTCAAGGCATCGAGGCATTACTTGGTAAAAAACTGTTATCAGATGGTATCTATTTCGTTGATTTCTTACCAAGCGAATTACATTGGTTCGATGTTGTATTAGTTCTCGTGGCGGCATTGGTATTGAGTTTACTCGCCAGTCTTTATCCAGCCAGTCGGGCAGCAAAATTACAACCGGCTCAAGTATTGAGTAATCACTAA
- a CDS encoding YhcB family protein — translation MQSWIPEIWQAAVIGLVVGVILGYLLLRLTKGSVKKQVQTEAELKEVKTQLSDKQAQLEKHFAESAELFKTLIGDYQKLYRHYAVSSETLLGNKPADKGLFTQQLVTASSESKSEEPPRDYSEGSSGLLKTDKENQ, via the coding sequence ATGCAATCATGGATACCAGAAATATGGCAAGCCGCTGTGATTGGGCTTGTGGTTGGCGTAATCTTAGGCTATTTGCTGTTACGTTTAACAAAAGGTTCAGTCAAAAAACAAGTTCAAACCGAAGCTGAACTAAAAGAAGTAAAAACACAATTAAGCGATAAACAAGCACAACTTGAAAAACATTTCGCGGAAAGTGCTGAATTATTTAAAACCTTAATTGGTGATTATCAAAAACTCTATCGTCACTATGCCGTTTCATCTGAAACCTTACTTGGTAATAAACCCGCCGACAAAGGTTTATTTACCCAGCAATTAGTGACTGCCTCATCAGAAAGCAAATCTGAAGAGCCACCGCGTGATTATTCTGAAGGTTCATCTGGCTTATTAAAAACAGATAAAGAAAACCAATAA
- a CDS encoding RidA family protein — protein MSIQRIQPSKRFSEVVIHNNTAYFAGQVPEKTVKQNAYEQTKEVLSLIDKLLAEIGSEKGKILTTQIFLADMADYAQLNQAWDEWVDSQNPPSRATVEAKLADPDWKVEIVIIAAV, from the coding sequence ATGTCGATTCAACGCATTCAACCAAGCAAACGCTTTTCTGAAGTGGTCATTCATAACAATACTGCCTATTTTGCAGGCCAAGTACCGGAAAAAACCGTTAAGCAAAATGCTTACGAGCAAACCAAAGAAGTTCTTTCACTGATCGATAAATTATTGGCTGAAATTGGTTCTGAAAAAGGTAAAATTCTTACCACGCAAATTTTCCTTGCTGATATGGCAGATTATGCTCAACTTAACCAAGCATGGGATGAATGGGTCGATAGTCAAAATCCACCAAGCCGAGCAACAGTAGAAGCGAAACTTGCAGATCCTGATTGGAAAGTTGAAATCGTTATTATTGCAGCCGTGTAA